From one Streptomyces sp. NBC_01478 genomic stretch:
- a CDS encoding DUF2264 domain-containing protein, translated as MRLPPDDRELSPRTGYARTHWETAADALLAAVEPYATEDRALYHLPGPHTSWSGGLSDGLEGYARTLLLAAFRRDETALERYADGLAAGVAGVWPRIEDRSQPLVEAASIALALRLTRPLLWDRLDEPVRQRAAAWLADALTAEPWPCNWELFPVTVGGFLQEIGHEPDASSKAIDRGLSRIEDWYVGDGWYTDGDGRKFDYYNGWAMHLYPVLHAWLADDPRLLDLYGSRLERHLADYARLFSADGAPMHQGRSLTYRFATTAPLWLGALTGRTPLSPGETRRLASGALKYFLERGAVDDHGLLTLGWHGPNEAVLQGYSGPASPYWASKGFLGLLLPPDHEVWTAAEEPGPAERTDATTAIAPANWLLQSTSSDGVVRLHNHGSEDVRYDPYYTRLAYSTATAPSSSYDNSVIVCGDPSRTDIVPLGVGEGWVASRHTAAEGARVVSLVVAEGAVEVRAHLVVGADAGTSVRVTGWSAEDGLDAELVSLHGLLDGEGVVGGGPALFVALVRLTAEPDPRSLAELVSVEVDGDHGVSVQWAGGRRTNYRFTESAGLCGDSSWSVTPR; from the coding sequence ATGCGACTGCCGCCCGACGACCGCGAGTTGAGCCCGCGCACCGGCTACGCCCGCACCCACTGGGAGACGGCCGCCGACGCCCTCCTCGCCGCCGTGGAGCCGTACGCCACCGAGGACCGCGCGCTCTACCACCTCCCCGGCCCGCACACGAGCTGGTCCGGCGGCCTCTCCGACGGCCTGGAGGGCTACGCCCGCACCCTGCTGCTGGCCGCCTTCCGCCGTGACGAGACGGCCCTGGAGCGGTACGCCGACGGACTCGCGGCGGGCGTCGCGGGCGTCTGGCCCCGCATCGAGGACCGCAGCCAGCCCCTGGTCGAGGCGGCCTCGATCGCCCTCGCCCTGCGTCTCACCCGCCCCCTCCTCTGGGACCGCCTCGACGAGCCCGTACGACAGCGCGCGGCGGCCTGGCTCGCCGACGCCCTCACCGCCGAACCCTGGCCCTGCAACTGGGAGTTGTTCCCCGTCACGGTGGGCGGCTTCCTCCAGGAGATCGGCCACGAGCCCGACGCCTCCAGCAAGGCGATCGACCGGGGTCTGTCGCGCATCGAGGACTGGTACGTCGGCGACGGCTGGTACACGGACGGCGACGGCCGCAAGTTCGACTACTACAACGGCTGGGCCATGCACCTCTACCCGGTCCTGCACGCCTGGCTCGCCGACGACCCCCGACTCCTCGACCTGTACGGCAGCCGCCTGGAACGCCATCTCGCCGACTACGCCCGCCTGTTCAGCGCCGACGGCGCCCCGATGCACCAGGGCCGGTCCCTCACCTACCGCTTCGCGACGACGGCTCCGCTGTGGCTGGGCGCGCTCACGGGCCGTACGCCACTGTCGCCGGGGGAGACGCGACGGCTGGCCTCGGGTGCCCTGAAGTACTTCCTGGAGCGCGGCGCGGTCGACGACCACGGCCTGCTGACCCTCGGCTGGCACGGCCCCAACGAGGCTGTCCTGCAAGGCTATTCGGGCCCCGCGTCCCCGTACTGGGCCAGCAAGGGCTTCCTCGGCCTGCTCCTCCCACCGGACCACGAGGTGTGGACGGCGGCCGAGGAACCGGGCCCGGCGGAACGGACGGACGCGACCACGGCGATCGCGCCCGCCAACTGGCTGCTCCAGTCGACGAGTTCGGACGGTGTCGTCCGCCTCCACAACCACGGCAGCGAGGACGTCCGCTACGACCCGTACTACACGCGCCTCGCCTACTCCACGGCTACGGCGCCCTCGTCGTCGTACGACAACAGCGTGATCGTCTGCGGCGATCCGAGCCGTACGGACATCGTGCCGTTGGGGGTGGGGGAGGGCTGGGTGGCCTCCCGGCACACGGCGGCCGAGGGTGCCCGGGTGGTCAGCCTGGTGGTGGCCGAGGGTGCGGTGGAGGTGCGGGCGCATCTGGTGGTGGGTGCGGACGCGGGGACGTCGGTCCGCGTCACGGGGTGGTCGGCGGAGGACGGGCTGGACGCCGAACTCGTCTCCCTGCACGGCCTGTTGGACGGTGAGGGTGTCGTCGGTGGCGGGCCCGCCCTGTTCGTCGCCCTGGTCCGG